In Caloramator sp. E03, the sequence TATTATTGATTAATACATTACAATTTCTAAAAAGTGATGAAAGGTAAATAACATTATTAGAGTTATTAAAAATTATGAAATTTAATTGATATATGTTACTTAAATTATAATAGCTTGTCCAACTTTATTTTAAGTTTAAAAAATATTAATTAAAATTTTTTATTTTTATATTGAAATTGTTGTAAATTTTTACAATAAACAGCTATGCTCCTATTGATAGTATTTCCTCTGCTATTACTTTATATCTTTCTTCTTTAATAAGCTCTCTTCCTATGGAGCATAGCCTCGAAACATTGGCTTGCCCCGTATTTCCAAGTATCCTGCATATATCGGCACACTTTAAATCGCAAAACTTTCTCAGTACAAAGCAAAGCACAGCCTTTGCTTCTTTTGCATCCTTTGCTCTTTTTATCTTTAGCATAAGCTTATCTATATTAAACTTTCTTATAATTATATCTATTATTCTATCAGGGGATAGATCCCTTACAAGTACAGTTCTCATACTCCTATATTCTGTAGGCTCATTTTTAAATTCTTCCTTTTGGGCATCTACTAAGCTTTTTACTTTAAATATAAGATCTCTGTACATTGCCCTTGCGGCAGCGTCTTTTAAGCTAAAGATAGATAAAATAAAGTCTTTATCGATAAGTTCAAACTCATCAACCCTTTGGGCTAAAAATATACCTAAGGATGAAAAAGGGTAATCTTGTGGATTTGTTTTATATTCCTTGATATCTGTTGCATTAAAGTGAACATAAGCTGTTAAGGCAAGGAGATACCTATCGTCTTTAACTATTTTGCTTTTAAATCTGTCTTGAAAAAGGTGGCCATGTCTTTCATATCTTTTGTTAAAATACATAGCATATTTATAGTTTATAAAATGCATAATCTTTGAGATATCGGCTCCATTAGCATCAATAATAAAATGGGCGTGATTATCCATAAGGCAGTAGGAGTAAACTCTAAATTCGAATTGATCTTGAGCTTTTTTCATAAAATCTAAATATTTTGCTTTATCATTTTCGTCGATATAAAGATTTACCTCAGAAATACTTTTTACCATGATGTGATAAATTGAATCGAAGGATTTTTCACGTGCCAATCTTGGCATAATAAAACACCTCCAGCTTAGATTATATTTTTAGTATTATTTTTCCAAGATGGAGGTGTTTTTATCCATTAAATTGTAAAGTTACAATGATAAATAAGCAACAGGCCATGACTAATCAATAGCCACAACGATGGCATGAAAAAGTTTTAGGCTTGTCAAAGGTAACAGCAGGGACGGTTAATTATTATATTAAATAATAGACATAATATTTTATAGATGTCCCCTTGATTTTGCAGATATTGTGTATGAAATAAGTAACTGTCCCCTGGCTTGAACTTTTTTCCTTTTTTGTAAATGGACATTTTCACACTAACCGTCCCAAAGTTGCAAAGTTCTACCAAAGTTTTAGTCCCACAAGTAACAGGTCATGACTAATGAATAGCCACAACGACGGCATGAAAAAGTTTGTCACTTGTTAACTGGGTGGGAGTTTTTTTCTCTATTCTCCATCTTCGGTTCCAGGCACCAAGGATGGAGAAAACTTTTTCACACTAACCGCCCCTCCCAATACCATAAATTACAAAAATAAGTAACCGTCCCCAAAGACATACCACCGAATACCTGTTAACGGAATTTGCAAAAATAAGTAACCGTCCCCAGCACCCTAGCACCCCTCAGCACCTACAGTTCCAAGCATTTACCCAGTATTTAGATTCTTTACTGTGCTCCGTAGATGAATTCTTTAAGTCTTTTTTTGTTTTCATTCAAATTAGGTACAAGGACAGCCATTCCTCTTATGTTTTCGCTTTTAAAAGTGCCATCAGCGGGTATTCTAAATTGGATTATATTATTCGTGTCAAATTTGGCAGCATCTAATGATAGTGATAAAATTTCTTTATTTGAAAGGTTGGTTTCCACATAAGGTAGCATTTCAGATATTGTAGATGTAAGTTTTATAATTCCTTGAGCCTTTAATTTTTTAAAGATTTGATTTAATACCTCTCTTTGTCTTTCAGTTCTTTCATAGTCTCCATTACCAACATATCTTATTCTTGCGTATGCAACTGCCTGTCTACCATTTAATGTATTTACTCCCGCATTAACATCAGGTACAGTATTATTATTTAGTCTATTTAATTCTTTAAGATACATATTTAAAACCTTTGCTTCATCAGATGTTACATTAATTGTTACTCCACCAATCGTATCGATTAATTTTTCAAGTCCTAAAAAATCAACTGTAACGAACTTTTCAATGTTAAGGCCAAAATTTGAATTAATGGTTTTTATTGCAAGGGCTGGTCCACCAAATGCATAAGCGGCATTAATTCTATTACTTCCTTTTCCAGGTATTGGGACATACATATCACGCATTAATGATGTAGCTTTAACAACTTTTTTATCATTATCAATAGAAATAATCATTATGCAGTCAGTTCTTGAATTTTCATCAGGATTTCTTCTATCAAGCCCAAAAAATAAAATATTTGTTATACCAGTATTTTTCACTTCCTCTTTGTTTTCTTCCGTGTTTATTCCAAGATCTGTATTATTTTTTGATATTTCCATTTTTTTAATCTTGCCTATTAATGATAAGCTTATGTATCCTATAATTGAGAAAATAAAAATAATAATTATGATTAATGAAAAAACTATCTTTTTAGTTTTTGTTTTAATCATTTTCATCACCTTTAAAAGAAATTTTTGGTAATTAATCTTAAAATAAAACGTTATTCTGAAACTTATTGTATCCTATCATGCAAAGATAATTCAATGCAAATTTTACCATAAAATTATAACATAAATATGATCTTGACAAAATAATAAATTTAAAATATGTTACATTTAAAGTTATTCAGTATAAAAGATAGAGGTGTATATATGAAAAAAATAATATTTTTATTTTTAATAATTATAATTATGCCTGCAGTTTTAGCCTTTTCAAAGGGAGGATATAAATATATTCCTAAATCTGATCCAACTGATGCTATCGATAAAATAGAAACGGCTTATATGTTAGGAGGTAATATTGAAATTTCTCAAAGTGATATTAACAATATATTAGGGCAGCTCGTTGAAAAACGTTTTAATAGTGGTAGAATTTCAATTCAAGATGTGTGCTTTTATATTAATAATAATAAATTAAACATTATTTTAAAATCAAAATATAATGGCATAACCTTTTATCCTGGTATTTCAGCAAATTTGGAGTATAATGATGAAGGTTTAG encodes:
- a CDS encoding LCP family protein, translated to MIKTKTKKIVFSLIIIIIFIFSIIGYISLSLIGKIKKMEISKNNTDLGINTEENKEEVKNTGITNILFFGLDRRNPDENSRTDCIMIISIDNDKKVVKATSLMRDMYVPIPGKGSNRINAAYAFGGPALAIKTINSNFGLNIEKFVTVDFLGLEKLIDTIGGVTINVTSDEAKVLNMYLKELNRLNNNTVPDVNAGVNTLNGRQAVAYARIRYVGNGDYERTERQREVLNQIFKKLKAQGIIKLTSTISEMLPYVETNLSNKEILSLSLDAAKFDTNNIIQFRIPADGTFKSENIRGMAVLVPNLNENKKRLKEFIYGAQ
- a CDS encoding transposase, encoding MPRLAREKSFDSIYHIMVKSISEVNLYIDENDKAKYLDFMKKAQDQFEFRVYSYCLMDNHAHFIIDANGADISKIMHFINYKYAMYFNKRYERHGHLFQDRFKSKIVKDDRYLLALTAYVHFNATDIKEYKTNPQDYPFSSLGIFLAQRVDEFELIDKDFILSIFSLKDAAARAMYRDLIFKVKSLVDAQKEEFKNEPTEYRSMRTVLVRDLSPDRIIDIIIRKFNIDKLMLKIKRAKDAKEAKAVLCFVLRKFCDLKCADICRILGNTGQANVSRLCSIGRELIKEERYKVIAEEILSIGA